In the Brevundimonas sp. LM2 genome, CGCACGGTGCCGGTTGAAACCGATCCCACGGCGCGCGGCTTCAGGCTCATCGGAGCCCGCGGGCCCGTCGTCGACGGGGTGCCGGTGGGGGCCTGCGGAGTCTGGCCGTCGTTGGTCTTGTCGTTCTCGTCGCTCATCCGGTCGCTTTACTCGTGGGCGGAGAAGTCCGCCGGTCGTTCAAAATCTCGTCGCTCAACGCTTGAAAACGCAAAAAGCCGTGCGGCGTCCGCCTCTCGAAAGAGGCCTGACCCCGCCCGTCAATCCGCCCGTTCAGGCTCGTCCCTCGGGTCTGCGTCCGACCCGCTCCCGCGCGCGGAACCCGGATGATCCAGGTCCCAGGCACCGGGCCGAAGCGATCGAAACCCCGCCAGTCGTTCGACCTCCAGGGTCCAGCGATCGGCTCTGCCGCCATGCAGCAGGACGGTGTGTATCGCATTTTCCAGCCCAAGGGCCAAACTCAAATCATCCACACTGAAAATGCCACAGACCTTGGTCGTCTGATGTCGGGCGAGGGCGAGCAGTTTTCCACGCCCGTCCGATGCGCCGTCGCTCGCCTCGATCAGCCAGGCCGCCTTGCCCGAACGGATCGTCGCGGCCGATTTTTCGAAGCCGGAGATAAGCACGCCTTCGCGCCGGGCAAGCCCCAGCTGGTCCAGACAGCGCCGGATCAGCAGGGATTCCACCATATCGGCCAGGTCGGACGGCGGGCGCAGCTGCGCCTTGGCCGAGCGCGAGAACAGATTCTTCTTCACGGCGGCGTCGATGGAGGCGCGCGAGGCCTCCACCCACATGCCCCGCCCCGGCAGCTTGCGCCCCAGGTCGGGGGCGACGGCCCCGTCCGGCCCGGCGACGAAACGGATCAGTCGAGATTCATCCATGGCCTGGTGGGTCACCAGGTCCCGGCGCTCTCTATCGATCGTCGCGTCGCGCAGGCTCATGGACAGGGCACCGCATCACGCGTCGCGGGTCGGCTCGAGGTCGGAGACCTCGGCGTCGTCGCTGGCTTCAGGAGCGGCTTCCGGCTCGACGCCCTCGTCGAACGCCGCCTCGGGATCGAACTCGCCGTCGACGGGCTCGCCCTCTTCCTCGTACTCGGGCTCCGGCGGCTGCGGCAGTTCCGAGGCGTCGATCCAGCCGGCCGCGACCCGGGCCTGCAGGATCAGCATCTCGGCGTCCTCCTGGGCCAGGTTGAAGCTTTCCAGCACGCCCGGCAGCTTGGTCCGCTCGCCGTTCTTGACCTCGAAACCGCCGCGGATCTCGTCGGTGGCCAGGTCGGCCAGATCCTCGACCGTCTTCACGCCGCCTTCGCCGAGGGCGACCGCGATGGGCAGGGTGACGCCGGGCACGGCCAGGACGCCATCCTCGACCCCCAGCTCGACGCGCTTGGCGTCCAGGATGGCCGACTGGCGCTCCAGATAGTCGCGGGCGCGGGCCTGGAGCTCCTCGGCCGTGTCCTCGTCGAAGCCCTCGATCTCGGCCACTTCATAGTTGTCGACGAAGGCCAGGTCCTCGATCGTGGCGAAGCCTTCGGTGACCAGCAGCTGGGCGATGACCTCGTCGACGTCCAGGGCCTCCTGGAACAGGCTGGTGCGTTCGCTGAACTCGCGCTGGCGGCGCTCCGAGTCCTGGCTCTCGGTGATGATGTCGATCTGCCAGCCGGTCAGCTGGGAGGCCAGGCGCACGTTCTGGCCGCGACGGCCGATGGCCAGCGACAGCTGTTCGTCGGGCACGACCACCTCGACCCGGTCGGCCTCTTCGTCCAGCACGACCTTGGAGACCTCGGCGGGCGCCAGGGCGTTGACGATGAAAGTCGGCTCGTCCGGGTTCCACTGGATGATGTCGATCTTCTCGCCCTGCAGCTCGGCCACGACGGCCTGGACCCGCGAGCCGCGCATGCCGACGCAGGCGCCGACGGGATCGATGGAGGAATCGTTGGACAGGACGGCCATCTTGGCGCGCGAGCCGGCGTCGCGGGCGGCGGCGCGGATCTCGATCACGCCGTCATAGACCTCGGGCACTTCCTGGGCGAACAGCTTGGCCATGAAGCCGGGGTGGGCCCGCGACAGCATGATCTGCGGGCCCTTGGCCTCGGGCCGGACGTCATAGATGTAGGTGCGGATCCGGTCGCCGATGTTGAACACCTCGCGCGGGATGGACTGGTCGCGGCGCATGATGCCCTCGCCCCGGCCCAGGTCGACGATGGTGTTGCCGTATTCGACCCGCTTGACGGTGCCGTTGACGATCTCGCCGACGCGGTCCTTGAACTCCTCGTACTGATTGGCGCGCTCGGCCTCGCGGACCTTTCCGGTGATGACCTGACGGGCCATCTGGGTCTGGACCCGGCCGAACTCGAACGGCGGCAGATCCTCGACGTATTCCTTGCCGACCACGGCCTCGGCGTCGCGCTTGGAGGCGTCGGTCAGCCGGACCATGGCGGAGTCGTTGAACTCCTCCAGCTCGTCTTCCGGCATCCAGTCGTCCTCGACGATGGTGACGTGGCGGGTCAGGGCCAGTTCGCCGGTCTTGGGATCGATCTTGGCGCGGATGTCGTGGTGCGCGCCGTAACGCGACTTGGCCCCCTTCTGGATCGCCTCTTCCAGCGCCTCGATCACGATCTCGCGGTCGATGTTCTTCTCCTGGGCGACCGCATTGGCGATCTGCAGAAGTTCCAGGCGATTGGCGGAAATACCGGTCACGGCCATCAGGCGTCGTCCTCAGAAGTCTTGGCGTTGTTTTGGTCTTCAGGCGTGCCCTCAGGCAGGCCGTCGTCTTCGGGTTCGCCCCGTGCGGCGCGGATCGCGGCCCCGCGCTTCAACAGGGCGTCGTTCATGACCAGCTTGGCGTCCACCAGCCAGTCGAACGGGATCAGGGCGGTGTCGTCCTCGCCGTCCAGGTCGATGGCGATGTTGTCGCCCTCGGTGCCGGCCAGGATGCCCTTGAAGCGCTTGCGCCCCTCGATCATCCGGTCGGACTCCAGCCGCGCCTCCAGCCCCTCGAACAGGTCGAAATCCTTCAGCCGGGTCAGGGGCCGGTCGATGCCGGGCGACGACACCTCGAGCAGGTATTCGCCGGCGATCGGGTCGGCGGCGTCCAGCACCTCGGACATGGCCCGGCTCAGCCGCGCGCATTCGCCGACGTCGATGTCGTTGTCGGCCGGGCGCTCGGCCATGACCTGCAACCGCCGCCGCAGCGTCCCGCCCATCAGGCGCACGCGCACGATGTCGAGACCGATCGACTCCGCGACGGGATCGATCAGTTCGAGAATCTCACGGTCTTCGACGGTCTTGGCGCGCAACGGGGTTCGGGTTCTGTTTCGGGCAAAAAGAAAAGCGGTCGGCCTCCGCGGCCGCCGCTTTGAACGACGCCGTTGGACGCCGGCCTAACGATGTGGATGGCCGTATAGACCCCTCCCGCGCAAAGGGAAAGGGGCGAGCCGTCGACTCGCCCCTTGGCCGTCCGCCTAGTGCACGTGCGCCCGACGTCGGCCGAAACCGCCGGTCAGGAGCGTGCGCACGAAGAAGAACACGGCGATGACGATGGCATAGCCCAGGAACAGCGCCAGCCGGCTGATCCAGAAACCCAGGTCGGTCAGATCCGGCAGGGCGAAGGCCCCGCCGTTCAGCATCGGCAGCACCGCCACCACCAGGGTGTGAACCACCATGGCTCCAAAGGCCGCGCTCCAAAGGCCGCGCCAGCCCGCCATCAGGAAAAAGGCGAAGATCGCAGCGATGATCAGCCCCATGACCTGATTGACGCCGTCGAAACCGCTGTCGGCCAGGGCGAGCAGCCCCTGCAGCAGATTGCCCAGCTGGGCGAGCAAATCATCCATCGTCGTGACTCCGGCATGTTTCCACGGCCCAGCTTGGCCGTCGACAGGGTTAACGCCGGTATGCCGGATTGGATGCGGCTCTATCGGCCGGTCGAGCCGAATCCGCCCGCGCCGCGCGCCGTCTCGTCCAGGGTCTGGACCTCGACGACCGTGGCCTGGGCCACGGCCGCCACGACCATCTGGGCGATGCGCTCGCCGCGCCGGATCACGAACGGCGCCTGCCCCAGATTGACCAGGATCACCCCGACCTCGCCGCGATAGTCGCTGTCGATGGTGCCGGGGGTGTTGAGGCAGGTGACGCCGTGCTTCAGCGCCAGTCCCGAGCGCGGCCGAACCTGCGCCTCCCAGCCCGGGTCGAGCGCGATCTGCAGCCCGGTCGGGACCAGGGCCCGCGCCCCCGGCTCCAGGGTCAGCGGCGCGTCCTCGGCCACGGCGGCCCGCAGGTCCAGACCGGCCGAGCCGGCCGTCTCATAGGCGGGCAGGGCCAGACCCTCGGCATGGGGCAGGCGCAGAAGACGCAAGGTGCTCACAGGGATCTCTCAGGCTTCGGAGGCGAAATGGTCGGCGATCCGGTCGGCCAGGCGGGTGGCGACCTCGGTCTTGCTCAGACGCGGCCAGGCCTCCGCCCCGTCGCGGGTCACCAAGAGGACCGTATTGCCGTCGGCCCCGAACACGTCGGCCGAGACGTCGTTGCCGACGATCCAGTCGCAGCCCTTGCGCGACAGCTTGGCCCGGGCATTGGCCTCCAGCTCCGTCGTCTCGGCGGCGAAGCCGATCACCAGCCGGGGGCGCAGCGGGCCGGGCTTGGCCAGGCCGGCCAGGATGTCGGGGTTCTCGA is a window encoding:
- a CDS encoding RNA-binding protein is translated as MSLRDATIDRERRDLVTHQAMDESRLIRFVAGPDGAVAPDLGRKLPGRGMWVEASRASIDAAVKKNLFSRSAKAQLRPPSDLADMVESLLIRRCLDQLGLARREGVLISGFEKSAATIRSGKAAWLIEASDGASDGRGKLLALARHQTTKVCGIFSVDDLSLALGLENAIHTVLLHGGRADRWTLEVERLAGFRSLRPGAWDLDHPGSARGSGSDADPRDEPERAD
- the nusA gene encoding transcription termination factor NusA, which encodes MAVTGISANRLELLQIANAVAQEKNIDREIVIEALEEAIQKGAKSRYGAHHDIRAKIDPKTGELALTRHVTIVEDDWMPEDELEEFNDSAMVRLTDASKRDAEAVVGKEYVEDLPPFEFGRVQTQMARQVITGKVREAERANQYEEFKDRVGEIVNGTVKRVEYGNTIVDLGRGEGIMRRDQSIPREVFNIGDRIRTYIYDVRPEAKGPQIMLSRAHPGFMAKLFAQEVPEVYDGVIEIRAAARDAGSRAKMAVLSNDSSIDPVGACVGMRGSRVQAVVAELQGEKIDIIQWNPDEPTFIVNALAPAEVSKVVLDEEADRVEVVVPDEQLSLAIGRRGQNVRLASQLTGWQIDIITESQDSERRQREFSERTSLFQEALDVDEVIAQLLVTEGFATIEDLAFVDNYEVAEIEGFDEDTAEELQARARDYLERQSAILDAKRVELGVEDGVLAVPGVTLPIAVALGEGGVKTVEDLADLATDEIRGGFEVKNGERTKLPGVLESFNLAQEDAEMLILQARVAAGWIDASELPQPPEPEYEEEGEPVDGEFDPEAAFDEGVEPEAAPEASDDAEVSDLEPTRDA
- the rimP gene encoding ribosome maturation factor RimP, which codes for MRAKTVEDREILELIDPVAESIGLDIVRVRLMGGTLRRRLQVMAERPADNDIDVGECARLSRAMSEVLDAADPIAGEYLLEVSSPGIDRPLTRLKDFDLFEGLEARLESDRMIEGRKRFKGILAGTEGDNIAIDLDGEDDTALIPFDWLVDAKLVMNDALLKRGAAIRAARGEPEDDGLPEGTPEDQNNAKTSEDDA
- the dut gene encoding dUTP diphosphatase, with the protein product MSTLRLLRLPHAEGLALPAYETAGSAGLDLRAAVAEDAPLTLEPGARALVPTGLQIALDPGWEAQVRPRSGLALKHGVTCLNTPGTIDSDYRGEVGVILVNLGQAPFVIRRGERIAQMVVAAVAQATVVEVQTLDETARGAGGFGSTGR